The following proteins are encoded in a genomic region of Amphiura filiformis chromosome 18, Afil_fr2py, whole genome shotgun sequence:
- the LOC140139180 gene encoding V(D)J recombination-activating protein 1-like → MHLWQKHDDNCLLCKKHTKGKGGGRPKKRLRGAAKQKANLAKPSTSSSTHMEATIQASQLVGRSFDTDSETSGGIDAQFFTNDTISPECICSLCGKVLLNPMQVDCCNEIFCRYCLEKWLELCSSCPKCKDYCDDESVFNPEISVLGDLYDLQYSCQTCHSVVYYSYVYMHHPKCSGDDVQTPTSSASKVGRPMGPSYHKNPLSALQKKSSKRRRVTPLRTGLRNLIRLHKEDYGDVVKYLLVDYYEMTGRYTEARELTRFFDKRTFGMSARKCLALRVACFQAKNQYQRRRTVNATMEKEVYQSIGHLNLEEHKLLPGAATFSVESSNSSYSFDSVAVSGTDPIDILAGLNPGIIRPQIAGYRWRYDQAVAQTLVEYNDDIECAMKDHSLDPSDSELILHCRIKDGSDGLGEMPVKVSKDVLPNKSIRYAFVLTHVWTVDSTGAKIMLYDEQQPNSEFWTRPLLVALCDENDSTAVGICHRPIEQEKQALSGAKMTITAENGNIHCYYINIQTKMMDEKLERVVKNLEASGSNHNCTLCEYNKATDSHVTGPVPITRNSLMTSDIGQELQFNASDRHERSLLQMKAYGKGVKPGKPLMEVSDILDSTHATINTAELIENLFDHEISEETEHYNIGQCDPIKLANAKDLRLDTLKRHFGRNRGLMMQGNLGRVLYSKRCEDVLVPLIPKPERQDVMRTFLSYMRDLRTVWVDTHPDCSPEAVARYDTMAEELGSHIREHFPYLKNWTNYLHKIISHGGELLTKYGTIGGDASEGNECQNKVFRYVQKHLSRNNAKLDIKDCLVFSWLYTSRLLRKQLSDPSQYTCSQCGQVGHNIRTCMVE, encoded by the coding sequence ATGCACCTATGGCAAAAACATGATGACAATTGCTTGCtgtgtaaaaaacacacaaagggaAAGGGTGGTGGTAGGCCAAAGAAACGATTGAGAGGAGCTGCCAAGCAAAAGGCCAACTTGGCAAAGCCAAGTACTTCCTCATCAACCCATATGGAAGCAACCATACAAGCTTCACAGTTAGTAGGCAGATCATTTGATACAGATTCAGAAACATCTGGAGGTATTGATGCACAATTTTTCACAAATGATACCATCTCTCCTGAATGCATTTGTAGCTTATGTGGTAAAGTGTTACTAAATCCTATGCAAGTTGATTGCTGTAACGAAATTTTTTGCAGATATTGTTTGGAGAAATGGCTTGAATTATGTTCATCATGTCCAAAGTGTAAGGACTACTGTGATGATGAAAGTGTATTCAATCCGGAAATATCTGTGTTAGGTGATCTGTATGACTTACAATATTCATGCCAAACTTGTCATTCAGTTGTTtattattcttatgtatataTGCATCATCCAAAATGCTCTGGTGATGATGTGCAAACTCCAACATCAAGTGCCAGTAAAGTAGGTAGGCCCATGGGTCCCTCGTACCACAAAAATCCACTGTCTGCCCTGCAAAAAAAATCCAGCAAGCGTAGACGTGTCACACCCCTTCGTACTGGTTTACGCAATTTGATTCGACTTCATAAAGAGGATTATGGAGATGTAGTTAAATATCTCTTGGTTGACTACTATGAAATGACCGGACGCTATACCGAAGCACGTGAATTAACACGGTTTTTTGATAAGCGAACATTCGGTATGTCAGCAAGGAAGTGCTTAGCTTTACGTGTCGCATGCTTCCAGGCGAAAAACCAGTACCAAAGGCGGCGAACAGTCAATGCAACcatggagaaggaagtttatcagTCCATTGGTCACTTGAATTTGGAAGAACATAAACTTCTTCCTGGAGCTGCAACTTTTTCAGTAGAGAGTTCTAACTCAAGTTACAGTTTCGACTCAGTTGCAGTTTCAGGCACAGACCCTATTGATATTTTGGCTGGGTTAAACCCAGGCATTATACGTCCTCAGATTGCTGGTTATCGTTGGCGATATGACCAAGCAGTAGCCCAAACACTAGTTGAATATAATGATGATATAGAATGTGCAATGAAAGACCACTCCCTTGACCCCTCAGATTCAGAACTGATTTTGCATTGTAGAATCAAAGATGGATCTGATGGGTTAGGAGAGATGCCCGTCAAAGTGTCAAAAGATGTACTTCCAAACAAATCTATAAGATATGCGTTTGTGTTGACACATGTTTGGACAGTGGATTCAACTGGTGCAAAGATTATGCTTTATGATGAACAGCAGCCTAATTCTGAGTTTTGGACCCGACCACTTCTTGTTGCACTATGTGATGAGAATGACTCCACAGCGGTTGGAATTTGTCATAGGCCCATTGAGCAAGAAAAGCAAGCTTTGAGCGGAGCTAAAATGACTATCACTGCAGAAAATGGAAACATTCATTGTTATTATATAAATATCCAAACCAAAATGATGGACGAAAAATTAGAGCGTGTAGTCAAAAACCTAGAAGCATCAGGATCAAACCACAATTGTACTCTATGTGAGTATAATAAGGCCACTGACTCTCACGTGACAGGTCCTGTTCCTATAACAAGAAATTCTTTGATGACTTCAGACATAGGTCAGGAACTTCAATTTAATGCAAGTGATCGTCATGAACGCTCTCTTTTACAAATGAAAGCATATGGGAAGGGTGTGAAACCAGGTAAACCCCTCATGGAAGTAAGTGATATTTTGGACTCTACACACGCAACAATTAATACAGCTGAGTTAATTGAAAATTTATTTGACCATGAGATATCAGAGGAAACTGAACATTACAACATTGGCCAATGTGATCCCATCAAATTGGCAAATGCCAAAGATCTTAGGCTCGACACACTAAAACGCCACTTTGGTAGGAACCGTGGGTTGATGATGCAGGGAAACCTGGGTCGTGTATTGTACTCTAAACGCTGCGAAGATGTACTTGTACCTCTTATACCAAAACCAGAGAGACAGGATGTCATGCGGACGTTTCTGTCCTACATGAGAGATCTTCGCACTGTTTGGGTCGATACACATCCTGATTGTTCACCTGAAGCAGTGGCACGCTATGATACAATGGCAGAGGAGTTAGGCTCTCATATAAGGGAACATTTTCCATACCTCAAAAACTGGACAAATTACTTGCACAAGATCATTTCTCATGGAGGAGAGTTGCTTACAAAATATGGCACAATTGGTGGAGATGCCAGTGAAGGGAATGAGTGCCAGAATAAAGTTTTCAGGTACGTTCAGAAACACTTGAGTCGGAATAATGCCAAACTTGACATAAAGGACTGCCTCGTCTTTTCCTGGCTCTACACTAGTCGTTTATTACGTAAGCAGCTTTCAGATCCATCACAGTATACATGTAGTCAATGTGGTCAGGTAGGACATAATATTCGAACATGCATGGTGGAATAA